The following proteins are encoded in a genomic region of Glycine max cultivar Williams 82 chromosome 18, Glycine_max_v4.0, whole genome shotgun sequence:
- the LOC100788793 gene encoding transcription termination factor MTERF2, chloroplastic produces MMPNFFQMARLTASSSFARQSTTHIQLGSLLQHKHNAFPFSFTSLTSGTSSDSESDGNHHKGDTFTVSYLINSCGVSPKLAKELSNRVNLKNAHGPNAVLDLLNNYGLSKIQVAKLVEKYPKVLIIKAEKTLLPKLKFFRSIGVSNTDMPKILLRNYVILKSSLENYLIPRYEILRDIVGDDQKVVRSLKITAFCLTYGDMMNNFVPNIKVLRQSSVPQTSISLLMGHFPGAAYRKHSKFVEAVKTAKEIGCDPLKVSFVQAVHLLLSTSKAMLDSKFEVYERWGWSYKIALRAFGKFPFFMVLSKETYTKKMSFLVKDMGLPSEDIADYPLVLSYSLEKRIIPRFSVIKILQSNNLPRNDFHFGSFICINEKNFLKKFVIKFQDDLPHLSDVYKGLINNQNEI; encoded by the coding sequence atgatgcctaatttttttcaaatggcAAGATTAACTGCATCATCATCATTCGCACGCCAAAGCACTACCCATATTCAATTGGGTTCTCTTCTGCAACACAAACACAATGCTTTCCCTTTTTCCTTCACTTCACTCACTTCAGGCACCTCTTCTGATTCTGAATCAGATGGAAACCACCACAAAGGTGACACCTTTACTGTGTCTTACCTCATTAACTCATGTGGGGTGTCCCCAAAACTGGCCAAGGAGCTCTCCAACAGGGTCAATTTGAAAAACGCACATGGCCCAAATGCTGTTCTTGATCTTCTCAACAACTATGGTTTGTCCAAAATCCAGGTTGCAAAACTCGTTGAGAAATATCCCAAAGTTCTTATTATAAAGGCAGAGAAAACCCTTTTGCCTAAACTGAAGTTCTTCCGTTCTATTGGGGTTTCCAACACTGACATGCCAAAGATCCTACTTCGTAACTATGTTATCTTGAAGAGTAGCTTGGAAAATTACCTCATCCCCCGCTATGAGATCCTGCGTGATATAGTCGGCGATGATCAGAAAGTTGTTAGATCTTTGAAAATTACCGCTTTTTGTCTTACATATGGTGACATGATGAATAACTTTGTTCCAAACATTAAGGTTTTGAGGCAATCTAGTGTGCCTCAAACTTCCATCTCTCTCTTGATGGGCCATTTTCCTGGTGCAGCATATAGGAAGCATTCCAAATTTGTGGAAGCTGTCAAGACTGCTAAGGAAATTGGGTGTGATCCTTTGAAAGTATCTTTTGTGCAGGCTGTCCATTTGCTTTTATCTACTAGTAAAGCAATGCTGGATTCAAAATTTGAGGTTTATGAGAGGTGGGGCTGGAGCTACAAAATAGCTCTTCGAGCATTTGGCAAGTTTCCCTTTTTTATGGTGTTGTCAAAGGAgacatatacaaaaaaaatgagtttcctaGTGAAGGATATGGGTTTGCCATCAGAAGATATTGCTGATTATCCTCTTGTTCTATCTTACAGCTTAGAGAAGAGGATTATCCCTAGATTCTCAGTAATTAAAATCTTGCAATCAAATAATCTGCCTAGGAATGATTTTCACTTCGGTTCCTTTATTTGCATAAATGAGAAAAACTTTCTGAAGAAATTTGTCATCAAATTTCAGGATGATTTGCCTCATTTATCTGATGTCTACAAAGGGTTGATCAATAATCAGAATGAAATATAG